The Vulpes lagopus strain Blue_001 chromosome 6, ASM1834538v1, whole genome shotgun sequence genome has a segment encoding these proteins:
- the MAPK1IP1L gene encoding MAPK-interacting and spindle-stabilizing protein-like, with translation MSDEFSLADALPEHSPAKTSAVSNTKPGQPPQGWPSSNPWNNPSAPPSVPSGLPPSATPSTVPFGPAPTGMYPSVPPTGPPPGPPAPFPPSGPSCPPPGGPYPAPTVPGPGPTGPYPTPNMPFPELPRPYGAPTDPAAAGPLGPWGSMSSGPWAPGMGGQYPTPNMPYPSPGPYPAPPPQAPGAAPPVPWGTVPPGAWGPPAPYPAPAGSYPTPGLYPTPNNPFQVPSGPSGAPPMPGGPHSYH, from the exons ATGTCTGATGAATTTTCG TTGGCAGATGCACTACCTGAACACTCCCCTGCCAAAACGTCTGCTGTGAGCAATACAAAACCTGGCCAACCTCCTCAAGGCTGGCCAAGTTCCAACCCTTGGAATAACCCAAGTGCTCCACCTTCTGTGCCATCTGGACTCCCACCAAGTGCAACACCCTCCACTGTGCCTTTTGGACCAGCACCAACAGGAATGtatccctctgtgcctcccaccGGACCACCTCCAGGACCCCCAGCACCCTTTCCTCCTTCTGGACCATCATGTCCCCCACCTGGTGGTCCTTATCCAGCCCCAACCGTGCCAGGCCCTGGCCCCACGGGGCCATATCCTACACCAAATATGCCCTTTCCAGAGCTTCCAAGACCATATGGTGCACCCACAGATCCAGCTGCTGCTGGTCCTTTAGGTCCATGGGGATCCATGTCTTCTGGACCTTGGGCGCCTGGAATGGGAGGGCAGTATCCTACCCCTAATATGCCATATCCATCTCCAGGGCCATatcctgcaccccctccccaagCACCAGGGGCAGCGCCACCTGTTCCATGGGGCACTGTTCCACCAGGAGCCTGGGGACCACCAGCACCATATCCTGCCCCTGCAGGATCATATCCCACACCAGGACTCTATCCCACTCCCAACAATCCTTTTCAAGTGCCTTCAGGACCTTCTGGTGCTCCACCGATGCCTGGTGGCCCCCAT TCTTACCATTAA